The window CGGGCGGGCCTGCGCTGGGCCAGGTCCATCGGCCGCGGCCCACAGATGAAAGCCCTGCTCCGCGCCGCCACCGACCTCGCCTTCACGCGTCAGCGGATCCTCAGCGGCCGCGACGTCCCGGCGCATCAGCTCGACGAGCAGCACCAGCTCGCCGGGATCAGCGGACTCCGGGCCGCCGTCCTCGGCTGATCCCGGCGGATGGAGCCTGCAACACAGGTTCCCTGCGAACGCAAGAACCCCGCCCAGGGCACCTGGGCGGGGTTCTTGTGGAGCGTGCCGGGTCAGGCGAGCAGCGAGGGTTTCAGCTGCTGGAGCCGGCCCAACAGTCCGTTGATGAACTGCGGGGACTCGTCTGTGGAGAGGGTCTTGGCCAGCGCCACGGCCTCGCTGACAGCAACGCCGTCGGGGACGTCGTCGTTGTAGAGCAACTCCCAGGTGCCGATGCGCAGGATGATGCGGTCCACCGACGGCATCCGCTCCAGTGTCCAGCCCTGCGAGTAGGTTTCGAGGAATTCATCGATGGCCACCTGGTGGGAGAGAACTCCTTCGACGATGTCGAGGGTGTAGGGATTAATGATTTGGTCGGTCACCTCCCGGCGGGACTTCAGTACATCGAACGCCGACACTGAGCGCTGCTCCGCTTCGAAGAGAACATCCAGGGCCCGGTTGCGGGCTTTACCGCGTGCACTCACTAGTCGTTGACCCTGCCAAGGTAGCTGCCGTCACGGGTATCCACCTTGACCTTGGTGTTGTTCTCGACGAACAGCGGCACCTGGATTTCGTAACCGGTTTCGAGCGTGGCGGGCTTGGTGCCGGCGGAGGAGCGGTCACCCTGCAGACCCGGCTCGGTGTAGGTGATTTCGAGGACGACGCTCGGGGGCAGTTCGATGTAGAGCGGGTTGCCCTCGTGGATGGCGATGTTGACCATCTGGTTTTCGAGCATGAAGTTGGTAGCGTCACCGACGGTGGCACCGGACACGGTGAGCTGGTCGAAGTCGGACGTGTCCATGAAGACGAAGTCGGCGCCGTCCTGGTACAGGTACTGGTAGTCACGGCGGTCCACCGTGGCGGTCTCGATCTTAAGTCCGGCGTTGAAGGTCTTGTCGACGACCTTGCCGGACATCACGTTGCGCATCTTGGTGCGCACGAACGCTCCACCCTTGCCGGGCTTGACGTGCTGGAACTCAATGATGTTCCAAAGCTGGCCTTCCAGCTTCAGGACGGTTCCGTTCTTGATGTCGTTAGTGGTTGCCACAATTCCCTCTTAATTTCTAGGTTGACTGGTTCTAGCCACCAGCCGCTTATGCCAGGCAGGCATGCCGTCGGGCCCGCCAGCGCGTGTTTATCAAAAATCCAAGAACCATTCTACCGGTTTTGGCGTTCCGCTGCCGGACGGGCCCCAACGCACCGGGCCGGGGCCCGGCCGGATCGTTTCAGGCGTCGCGCTCCAGGACGTCGCGCGCCCGCTGCAGCGCCACCGTGGCGGCGTAAATCAGAGCCGCGTCGGCTGAACCGGCCACGCGGAGGTCCAGGGCTTTTGTGAAATTTTCGACGGCGGCGCCCGGGTTGCCGCTGGCGAAATAGGACTGGCCGAGGTGCAGGCGGATGACGGCCTCGTCCGGTGTCCCGCGTGTTTCTGCCAGCAGTTGGCGGAACAGCTCAACGGCCCGGTCGAGCCGGTGGGAGACCCGCAGGACGTCGGCTTCGAAGATGCGCAGGCGCAGGGAAGAGGGATCGCTGTAGCGGGCTTCGGCGAGCAGCTCGGCGGCTTCAGCGGGATGGCCTTCGACGAGGCGGACAAGGATCAGGTCACCGGGGTCGGTCGAGGCTGCCAGCGCGGTGGCGACAGCGTCCGCGTTGACGATCTGCGGCACGAGGCTCTCCGGATTGATCTTGATGCCGGGATATCCGGCGTCCGGCCAATCATTGGTGCCGCCTGGGACCGGGGCCATCAGGAGGCGATCTCCTGGTAGGCGGCGAACAGCAGCGAGGTGTCCGGAACGTCGAGGATGCCGGGGCGGGCGACGCCGTCGAGCACCACGAAACGCAACAGGTCGCCGCGGGACTTCTTGTCCCGGCGCATGCCGTCAAGCAGCGCCTGCCACCGGTCGCGCCGGTAGGTGATGGGCAACCCGAGGCTTTCCAGGATGCTGCGGTGCCGGTCGGCGTCGGCGTCGGTGAGCCGGCCGACACTGCGCGCCAGTTCCGCGGCGAACATCATGCCGACGGAGACGGCGGCGCCGTGGCGCCACGAGTACCGCTCGGCAAGTTCGATTGCGTGGCCGAGGGTGTGGCCGTAGTTGAGGATTTCGCGCTGGCCGGTTTCCTTCAAGTCCTCGGAGACCACCCGCGCCTTGACGGTGATGGCCCGTTCGATGAGCTCCCGCACAGCGTCCGAGCGGGGATCCGTGACGGCGGCCGGGTCTTTTTCGAGCAGGTCGAGGATGGCCGGGTCGGCGATGAAGCCGCACTTGATGACCTCGGCCATGCCGGAGATCATCTCGTTCCTGGGCAGGGTCTCGAGGGTGTCGAGGTCCGCGAGGACACCGGCGGGCGGGTGGAAGGCGCCCACGAGGTTCTTGCCTTCGGCGGTGTTGATGCCGGTCTTGCCGCCGACGGCCGCGTCCACCATCCCCAGCAGGGAGGTGGGCATGTGGATGACTTTGACCCCGCGCAGCCATGTCGCAGCCACGAAGCCGGCCAGGTCCGTGACTGCCCCGCCGCCGACTGCGACGACGGCGTCGGAGCGGGTGAAGTCGTTCTGGCCCAGCACCTGCCAGCAGAAGGACGCCACCTCAATGTGCTTGCCTTCTTCCGCGTCCGGGATCTCCGCTGTGAGGGCCGTGAATCCGGCCGAGGCGAGCTCCTCCCGGACCGTGTCGCCGGTGAGGCGCAGCGCCCGCGGGTGAATGACGAGGACGCGTTTGACCCGCTCCCCCAGCAGTCCCGGGAGGCGCGCCAGCAGGCCGCGGCCCACCACGACGTCGTAATTCTCGGCAACACTCTGCCCGGTGACGCTGATAACGGTTGATTCGGTGATCACTTTTCAACTTCCTTTGTCGCCGCCGCAGCGGGTCCGGCTGCGGTTTCCGCAGCGGCGTACCCGCGCAGCGCATCTTCCAGCCGGTGCGCGATGTCCGGAACGGACCCGCTCCGCACGTCCAGCACCACGTCGGCGAGCCGCTCATAGACCGGCCGCCGGGTGGCGAGCAACGTCTTCCAACGCTCCATGGCGTCCCCTGCCAGCAAGGGGCGGCTGGCGTTCCTGGCAATGCGCTCCGCCACGGTGTCCGCATCGCATTCAAGGTAGACCACGGTACAGTGCTCCAGCAATTGCTGTGTGCCGGAGTCCAGCACGGCGCCCCCGCCAAGGGAGATCACCGTGGTGGAGCCGAGTGCGTCTTCGACGGCCCGGGCGACGGCCCTGGCCTCAAGTTCACGGAACGTGCACTCACCACGGCTGGCAAAAATGTCGGCGATGGAGCCGTGGGCGGCGACCACCACGACGTCGGTGTCCACGAACGAGGCTCCCAGTTGCTGCGCAAGCTGGCGTCCGATGGCGGACTTCCCGACGGCCATGGGTCCGATCAGTGCGATGGGCCGGGCACCCGTCCTGTCCGGCGGGGCCGGCATGTCGGCTGGCACTACTGCCCGATCGAGTCCAGGGACGCCGGAATGTTGTCCAGGTAACCCTTGATGTTGCGGGCGGTTTCCTGCACGGAATCGCCGCCGAACTTTTCGGTGACCGCCTCGGCCAGGACCAGGGCCACCATGGCCTCGGCCACGACGCCGGCTGCGGGCACCGCACAGACGTCCGAGCGCTGGTGGTGGGCTTTGGCGGCCTCGCCGGTGCTGACATCGATGGTGCGCAGGGCCCGGGGCACCGTGGCGATCGGCTTCATGGCGGCGCGGACGCGCAGGACATCACCGATGCTCATGCCGCCTTCGATGCCGCCGGCGCGGTTGGACGTGCGGATAATTCTGCCGTCGGCGTCCTTGACGATTTCGTCATGGGCGGCCGACCCGCGGCGCGACGCAGTGAGGAACCCATCGCCCACCTCGACTCCCTTGATGGCCTGGATGCCCATCAGGGCGGCCGCCAGCCGTGAGTCGAGGCGGCGGTCCCAGTGGACGTAGCTGCCCAGCCCCGGTGGAAGTCCGTAGGCGAGGACCTCGACGACTCCGCCGAGGGTTTCGCCTTCTTTGTGCGCGGCATCGACCTCGGCAACCATGGCGTCGGAGGTTTCCCGGTCAAAGCAGCGCAGCGGGTCCGAGTCGAGGGCCAGGACGTCGCCGGGAACCGGCAGCGGCCGGCCTTCGGGCACCGAGGTGCTGGCAATCGACACGGTGTGGGAGACGAGCTCGATGCCGAGCTGTCCAAGGAAGGCGGAGGCAACGGTGCCAAGGGCCACCCTGGTCGCCGTCTCCCGGGCGCTGGCGCGCTCCAGCACGGGCCGGGCTTCGTCAAAGCCGTATTTCTGCATGCCGGTGAAGTCAGCGTGGCCGGGCCGGGGCCGGGTCAGCGGCGCATTGCGGGCCTGGTCGGCGAGAATGTCCGGGTCCACCGGGTCAGCAGACATGATCTGCTCCCACTTGGGCCATTCGGTGTTGCCCACCTGGATGGCGACCGGGCCGCCCTGGGTGGTTCCGTGGCGGACACCGCCGAGGATCGTGACGGCATCCTGTTCGAATTTCATCCTCGCTCCGCGGCCGTAGCCGAGCCGCCGGCGGGCCAGCGAATCGGCGATTTGCGCGCTGGTGAGCTCAACACCGGCGGGCACGCCTTCAATAATTCCGACCAGGGCCGGCCCATGGGATTCTCCGGCAGTCAACCAACGCAGCATAAAATCCATCCTGCCATGTAAGACGGTTAGAACACCCGTCGGGGCGCACCGACTGCGTCACACATCACATCTATGACCTCCGGGGGCATGGTGTCCCCGAGGCCGGTGAAGTGCCGGACTTGTTCCACGGCCTGGTAAATGAGCATCTCGAGCCCGGGCACGACGGCGCCGCCGGCCTCCTGCCAGGCGGACGCGATCCGGCTGGGCCACGGGTCGTAGGCGACGTCCAGCAGAACCCCGGGCCGGGCCTGTGCGGTTTCCGCGGCGGTGTCGCCCGCGCGGTTCGCGAACGCCTGCGCCAGGTCTGCGGCCAGCGGGTCCGCTGCCCGCGGCGGAAGGGTGGATATTACGACGTCGGCCCCGGCTGCTGCCACTGCGACGCCCGCCATTGGAAGAACCCGGACCGGGAGGCCGACGGCGGCGGCAGCCGCCCGGGCCTCCGCCGCACGGCTGACATCGCGGACGAAAACGTCAACTGCCGGCGCACCCAGGATCTTCAGCGCGGCGATGGCGGCGGCGGACGTACCGCCGCCGCCCAGGACGACGGCAGTGGGCGCGGAAGCGGCGCCGGCGTGGCGGAGGGCGTTGACGATTCCGGCGACGTCGGTGTTGTAGCCGACCAGGCGGACGGGGCCGGTTTCCGCGCCGGTGGCTTCGAACGCCACAGTGTTCACGACGCCGAGGTCGCGGGCCACCCCGCGCACCTCATCGAGTTCCCGGACCACCGCGGACTTCAGCGGCATGGTCACCGACAGGCCGCGCCAAGTATTCCCTTGCCGGAGGTCGTTCCGGACCCGGGCCAGGAAGGCCGGCAGGGCGTCCTCGGTCACGTCGACCGCCGCGTAATCCAGCGCCACGCCGAGAAAATCGTAGGCTGCACGGTGCAGGGCCGGGGACTTGGAGTGGCTGATCGGGTGCCCGAGCACGGCTGCCCGGGGCATCATACGCAGCGGCCGGCGTTCGCCTCACACCACGCGTTGTACTTGGCCACATTCGTGTTGTGCTCCGCGAGGGTCTTGGAGAACAGGGTCTCCTTGGTGTCCAGGTTGATGGTCACCCAGTACAGGTAATCGTTCACCTTGGGGTTGGCGGCCGCGTCGATCGCAGTCTTGCCCGGCGAACCGATGGGTCCTACCGGCAGACCGGGGTTTGCGTAGGTGTTATACGGGTTGGACTTGTCAGCTTTCTGCGCTTCGTCGATATGGAAGCTCTTAATGCCAAGCCCGTAGGTTACCGTCGCGTCAGACTGGATCAGGCCGATCGTCTCGGTGTTGTCCGGCTTGAGGCGGTTGTAAATGGCGCCGGCCACATCGCCGTATTCCGCCTGGCCGCCCTCGGCCTGGACAATGCTGGCAACGGTGACGGCGTCGTATTGTTTTGCCGGATCGGTGACGCCCTGGGACTTCAGCTCGTCCAGCGTGGTGGCGACGAGCTTTTGCAGGACGTCCTTGGCGGGTGTGCCCAGCGGGAACCGGTACTCGCCCGGGGCCAGGAAGCCCTCGAGGTTCTTGGCCTTGGCGGGGACGCCGAATTGCGCGGGCGATTCGTTGAGTGCCTTCAGATCGGACGCCGGCACGCCGGTGCCCTCGGAGATGGCCTGCAGCGATTCCCCGATGCGCAGGCCGGCGCTGAGGGCAACGTACATGACCTTTTCCTGGTCCTTGTTCAGCAGCACCGCGACGGCGTCGGAATTCTTCATTTCGTTGCGCATGGTGAAGTCCCCGGGGGCCAGCGCCCCGCCGGAGGCCAGGAACTCTTTGAGGAAGGAGTCGGCGTTGGCTACAACCTTCTTCGCCTGCAGCTCCGTGGCCACGGACTTCGGCCCGGAGCCCGGCGGAACGGTGATGAGCACTTCACCGGTTCCGGGGCCGGGATAATCAGCTACGGTGTCCCCGCCCAGTAAGGGCTTGAGGAACTGCGCACCGACAGCGACTGCCACCACAAAAACGATCAGGGTCAGCAACAAGGCCAAGACACGGCGCCTGCGGCGGACCTTGCTGGACGGGCTCTTGGACGTTCGGATAGCGGCACCTTCGGCCAGTACAACGCGGCCGTCTTCCTCTGGGTGTTCATCATGCGGGAGTTCATCAAGCGGGTGGCCGTCCGCGGGGTGTTCATCAAGGGGGTACCCGGCGTCGTACCCGGCGTGGATGGCCTGGTCATCATGCGCGTAGGAGTCGTCCGGGTGCCCGGCGTGGCTTTCTGCGGGCACTTCGTGCACCGTGGGGTCCGCCGGGGGCAGATCCGGCGCACCGGCAGCAGGGGCATCCGCCCCGGTCCCGGGCTGCGCCGGCTGGAGAGAGTCATTGCTCTCAGCGTCGGAACCTTCAGCGGCGTGGCCGTCAGCGCCGCGGCGCGTTTCCTGGGCCCCGGGCTCCTTGCGCGTCAGCGCCCGTCCGGCGTCGTCGAATGCATCGCCGGAGGAGTCGTCACTGTTGACCGGGCTCACGTTAGCCTTCCATTTTGGGCACAATGCGTGACGCAGAATGCTCGTTTAGTACCGGGACGGCCTGTGCGCCATTCCCGGTTGACCCCGGCGTGGCATCCGCGTAGACGCGGATTCCAATCTCCGTCCCCCTGGCCTTTTGCATATCGATCGCGTGTTGCAGGATACCTGCGGCGGCAACCTGATCAACCACTTTACGGTGGTTCCGGCTGCTCATGCCAGCCTCGTGCAGGTGCCGGTGGGCGGAAACCGTACTGAGCCGCTCGTCCACCAGCCGCACCGGAACCTCGGCGCCGATCTCCCGTAATCTCCTTGCCAGTAATTGCGCATAATCCGTGGCCATCCGCGCCGAGGCGTGCTCCTCCCCCTTCAGCGTCCGGGGCAACCCTACAATGATCTCCACGGCGCCAATTTCCTCGGCCAGGGCCGCGAGGATCCGCACGTCCGAGTTCTTCTTCGCATTCCGATCCAGGGTGCGCAAGGGCGTGGCGAGAATGCCGTCACGGTCGCACACTGCCACGCCCACCCGGACGGTGCCGACGTCGACGCCGAGTTTAACGCCGTGGGGGTACCCGCCGGGTACGGCCGTGTCGTTCACGCCTCGTCCGCTATCGCCGGGTGATGGCGTCCACGACGGCGGCGAGGGCCTCGCCGACCTTGGTGGCATCGGTGCCGCCGCCCTGGGCGACGTCGTCCTTGCCGCCGCCACCGCCGCCGAGGATGCCCGCGGCCAGACGCACCAGGGCACCAGCCTTGACGCCGGCCGACCGGGCGGCGTCGTTCGTGGCGATCAGGATGACCGGGCGGTCGTTGCTGACACCGGCGACGGCGACGGCGGCCGGCTCGGAGCCGAGGCGGGTCCGCAGGTCGAGGGCCAGGCCGCGGAGGTCGTCCGCGCCGCTGACCTGGCCGGCGTCGTGGGCGATGACCTTGATGCCGGCCGCGTCCTTGGCCGTGCCCACGAGCTGCCCGGCCGCTGCCGTGAGCTGTTCCTTGCGCAGGCGCTCAAGTTCCTTCTCGGCAGTCTTGAGCTTGGTCAAGGTGGCGGCGACCCGGTCCGCGAGCAGACCGGAGGGAACCTTGAGCATGTCAGTGAGTTCGGTGACAAGGGCGCGTTCCGCGGCAAGGTGGCGGAAGGCATCCATGCCGACAAAAGCCTCGACGCGGCGGTTTCCTGACCCGACGGATTGCTCCCCGAGCAGCGAGAGGCTGCCAATCAGGGAGGTGTTCCCGACGTGCGTGCCGCCGCAGAGTTCACGGGACCAGGCGCCGTCGATCTCCACGACCCGGACTTCGTTGCCGTAGTTTTCACCGAACAGGGCCATGGCCCCGAGAGCCTTGGCCTCGGCGAGGCCCATGACTTTAGTCTCCACCCGGTAATTGTTGCGGATGGCGATATTGGAGACTTCCTCGATCTCGGAGCGGGTGGCCGGGCTCAGGCCCTCGCCCCACGCGAAGTCGAAGCGCAGGTAGCCGGCCTTGTTGAAGGAGCCGCGCTGCAGCGCTTCGGGGCCGAGGATCTGGTGCAGGGCCGCGTGCACGATGTGCGTGCCGGTGTGGGCCTGCTCCGCGGCGTGGCGGCGTTCGCGGTCCACAGCTGCCAGGACCTGCGAGTCGGCGCCGATTTCACCCTCACGGACGATTGCCTTGTGCACGCTCAGGCCCTTGATGGGGCGCTGGACGTCGAGGACTTCGACAACGAAGCCGTCGCCGGTGATCAGGCCGGTGTCGGCAGCCTGGCCGCCGGCCTCGGCGTAAAACGGGGTCTCGGCGAGGATCAGCTCGATTTCCTCACCGGTGGACGCCTGCGAGACCTTGCGGCCGCCGGCGAGGATGCCGCGGACCTTGGACTCGCCCGCGAGTTCGGTGTAGCCGGTGAAGACGGTCTCACCGGCGGAGAGCAGATCCTGGAACGCGCTGAGGTCCGCGTGGGATCCCTTCTTGCCCTTGGCGTCGGCCTGGGCGCGCTGGCGCTGTTCGAGCATGAGCTTGCGGAATTCGGGCTCGTCGACCTTGAGCCCGGCTTCCTCGGCCATTTCCAGGGTGAGGTCGATCGGGAACCCGTAGGTGTCATGCAAGGCGAAGGCGTCGGCGCCGGAGAGCGGCCGGTGGGCGGCCTGGGATTCCTTGACAGCGTCCTCGAGCCGGGCGGTGCCGGAGGCTATGGTGCGCAGGAACGCCTTCTCCTCGGCGTAGGCGATGCGGCTGATCCGGTCGAAGTCCGTCTCCACGATCGGGTAGACGCCCTTCATGGCGTCGCGTGAGGCGGGCAGCAGCTCCGGGAGGCAGGCCTTTTCGACGCCGAGCAGGCGCATGGAGCGCACGGCGCGGCGGATCAGGCGGCGCAGCACGTAGCCGCGGCCCTCGTTGGAGGGGGTGACGCCGTCGGCGATCAACATGAGGGAGGAACGGATGTGGTCCGCGACGACGCGCATCCGGACGTCATCAGTGTGGTGGGGGTCCTCCGGGGTCTCGGCCGAGGTGTAGGGCCGGCCGGAGAGCGCCGCGGCCCTGTCAATGACCGGGCGGACCTGGTCCGTCTCGTACATGTTCTCGACGTCCTGCAGGATCATCGCGAGGCGTTCCATGCCGAGGCCGGTGTCAATGTTCTTCTTGGGCAGTTCGCCGGTGATGTCGAAGTCCACCTTGGAGCGCACATTGTCGATCTGGTACTGCATGAACACGAGGTTCCAGATTTCCACGTAGCGGTTTTCGTCGGCGATCGGGCCGCCCTCGACGCCGTAGGACGGGCCGCGGTCGTAGTAGATCTCGGAGCAGGGGCCGGCCGGGCCGGGCTGGCCGGTGGACCAGTAGTTGTCCGCCTTGCCCATCCGCTGGATCCGCGCCGCGGGCATGCCGGTGTTCGTGAGCCAGAGCTGCTCCGCTTCGTCGTCCTCTTCGTAGACGGTGACCCAGAGCCGCTCGGGCGGCAGTCCGTAGCCGCCGTCGTCGACGCCGGTGGTCAGCAGCTCCCAGGCGAACTTGATGGCGTCTTCCTTGAAGTAATCGCCGAAGGAGAAGTTGCCGCACATCTGGAAGAACGTGCCGTGGCGGGCGGTCTTGCCCACTTCCTCAATATCGCCGGTCCGGATGCACTTCTGGACGCTGGTGGCGCGATTGTACGGGGATTCCTCCCGGGCGGTCAGGTAGGGAATGAACGGAACCATGCCGGCCACGGTGAACAGCAGGGAGGGGTCGCTGGAGACCAGGGACGCCGACGGGACCGGTGTGTGGCCCTTGCTGACGAAAAAGTCGATCCAGCGCTTGGTGATCTCCTGCGACTTCATGAGCTGATTACGTACCCTTCAATATTCACGGTGGTTGTGCTTCATTCACGGTGGTTGTGCTTCGCGGTGGTTATGTTTCGCGGTGGTCGTGGTTCGCGCGTGGTCTTCGCGGAACGGTGGTCCGGCGTCGGTCCGCTCCGGCGGGCCCGTGGCGGGCGCCGCCGTCGTTCAATTCTCTCCCGGCTAGCGCCGGACTGCAGCCTTGCCGGCGGAGCCGAGGGCGATTGCTTTCTCCAGGCCGGCGTCAAGGCCGAGGGCGGCGCGGAGCTCGGTCTCCCGTTCGGTCATGCCTTCCCGGAGCGCGTCGGCGAAGTCGTACAGGCCGTCGGTGAGCCGGCCCGCCGCCCGGTTGAGGCCTTCCGGGCCGAGGGTGGACTGCACTTCGGTGATCTTGCGGAACGCGATGACGCCGATGGCGACGCCGATGCCCATCCAGATGATTCGCTTCATGTCAGGTCTCCAGCGTCGGTTCAGCGGCTGCGGCGGCCGGTAGCGGGTTTTTTGCGGGCGGCGAACGCCGTGCGCACGCCGTAGCTGAAGGAGGCAACCTTGATCAGCGGCGACCCCACAGTGGCGGCCACCAGCGAGGACAACGCCGAGATATTGGCGGACGCGTCGGAGACGTTGTTCGCGATCCCGTCGACTTTCTTCAGCTGCTCATTGGTGGTGGACACGGTGGCCGTGACCTCGTCCATGAGTGGAGTGGCGCCGTCGCTGATGGAGCGGAT is drawn from Micrococcaceae bacterium Sec5.8 and contains these coding sequences:
- the nusB gene encoding transcription antitermination factor NusB is translated as MSARGKARNRALDVLFEAEQRSVSAFDVLKSRREVTDQIINPYTLDIVEGVLSHQVAIDEFLETYSQGWTLERMPSVDRIILRIGTWELLYNDDVPDGVAVSEAVALAKTLSTDESPQFINGLLGRLQQLKPSLLA
- the efp gene encoding elongation factor P, giving the protein MATTNDIKNGTVLKLEGQLWNIIEFQHVKPGKGGAFVRTKMRNVMSGKVVDKTFNAGLKIETATVDRRDYQYLYQDGADFVFMDTSDFDQLTVSGATVGDATNFMLENQMVNIAIHEGNPLYIELPPSVVLEITYTEPGLQGDRSSAGTKPATLETGYEIQVPLFVENNTKVKVDTRDGSYLGRVND
- a CDS encoding tetratricopeptide repeat protein — encoded protein: MAPVPGGTNDWPDAGYPGIKINPESLVPQIVNADAVATALAASTDPGDLILVRLVEGHPAEAAELLAEARYSDPSSLRLRIFEADVLRVSHRLDRAVELFRQLLAETRGTPDEAVIRLHLGQSYFASGNPGAAVENFTKALDLRVAGSADAALIYAATVALQRARDVLERDA
- the aroB gene encoding 3-dehydroquinate synthase, which translates into the protein MITESTVISVTGQSVAENYDVVVGRGLLARLPGLLGERVKRVLVIHPRALRLTGDTVREELASAGFTALTAEIPDAEEGKHIEVASFCWQVLGQNDFTRSDAVVAVGGGAVTDLAGFVAATWLRGVKVIHMPTSLLGMVDAAVGGKTGINTAEGKNLVGAFHPPAGVLADLDTLETLPRNEMISGMAEVIKCGFIADPAILDLLEKDPAAVTDPRSDAVRELIERAITVKARVVSEDLKETGQREILNYGHTLGHAIELAERYSWRHGAAVSVGMMFAAELARSVGRLTDADADRHRSILESLGLPITYRRDRWQALLDGMRRDKKSRGDLLRFVVLDGVARPGILDVPDTSLLFAAYQEIAS
- a CDS encoding shikimate kinase; amino-acid sequence: MPAPPDRTGARPIALIGPMAVGKSAIGRQLAQQLGASFVDTDVVVVAAHGSIADIFASRGECTFRELEARAVARAVEDALGSTTVISLGGGAVLDSGTQQLLEHCTVVYLECDADTVAERIARNASRPLLAGDAMERWKTLLATRRPVYERLADVVLDVRSGSVPDIAHRLEDALRGYAAAETAAGPAAAATKEVEK
- the aroC gene encoding chorismate synthase, yielding MLRWLTAGESHGPALVGIIEGVPAGVELTSAQIADSLARRRLGYGRGARMKFEQDAVTILGGVRHGTTQGGPVAIQVGNTEWPKWEQIMSADPVDPDILADQARNAPLTRPRPGHADFTGMQKYGFDEARPVLERASARETATRVALGTVASAFLGQLGIELVSHTVSIASTSVPEGRPLPVPGDVLALDSDPLRCFDRETSDAMVAEVDAAHKEGETLGGVVEVLAYGLPPGLGSYVHWDRRLDSRLAAALMGIQAIKGVEVGDGFLTASRRGSAAHDEIVKDADGRIIRTSNRAGGIEGGMSIGDVLRVRAAMKPIATVPRALRTIDVSTGEAAKAHHQRSDVCAVPAAGVVAEAMVALVLAEAVTEKFGGDSVQETARNIKGYLDNIPASLDSIGQ
- a CDS encoding shikimate dehydrogenase, whose protein sequence is MMPRAAVLGHPISHSKSPALHRAAYDFLGVALDYAAVDVTEDALPAFLARVRNDLRQGNTWRGLSVTMPLKSAVVRELDEVRGVARDLGVVNTVAFEATGAETGPVRLVGYNTDVAGIVNALRHAGAASAPTAVVLGGGGTSAAAIAALKILGAPAVDVFVRDVSRAAEARAAAAAVGLPVRVLPMAGVAVAAAGADVVISTLPPRAADPLAADLAQAFANRAGDTAAETAQARPGVLLDVAYDPWPSRIASAWQEAGGAVVPGLEMLIYQAVEQVRHFTGLGDTMPPEVIDVMCDAVGAPRRVF
- the mltG gene encoding endolytic transglycosylase MltG — protein: MSPVNSDDSSGDAFDDAGRALTRKEPGAQETRRGADGHAAEGSDAESNDSLQPAQPGTGADAPAAGAPDLPPADPTVHEVPAESHAGHPDDSYAHDDQAIHAGYDAGYPLDEHPADGHPLDELPHDEHPEEDGRVVLAEGAAIRTSKSPSSKVRRRRRVLALLLTLIVFVVAVAVGAQFLKPLLGGDTVADYPGPGTGEVLITVPPGSGPKSVATELQAKKVVANADSFLKEFLASGGALAPGDFTMRNEMKNSDAVAVLLNKDQEKVMYVALSAGLRIGESLQAISEGTGVPASDLKALNESPAQFGVPAKAKNLEGFLAPGEYRFPLGTPAKDVLQKLVATTLDELKSQGVTDPAKQYDAVTVASIVQAEGGQAEYGDVAGAIYNRLKPDNTETIGLIQSDATVTYGLGIKSFHIDEAQKADKSNPYNTYANPGLPVGPIGSPGKTAIDAAANPKVNDYLYWVTINLDTKETLFSKTLAEHNTNVAKYNAWCEANAGRCV
- the ruvX gene encoding Holliday junction resolvase RuvX; the encoded protein is MNDTAVPGGYPHGVKLGVDVGTVRVGVAVCDRDGILATPLRTLDRNAKKNSDVRILAALAEEIGAVEIIVGLPRTLKGEEHASARMATDYAQLLARRLREIGAEVPVRLVDERLSTVSAHRHLHEAGMSSRNHRKVVDQVAAAGILQHAIDMQKARGTEIGIRVYADATPGSTGNGAQAVPVLNEHSASRIVPKMEG
- the alaS gene encoding alanine--tRNA ligase, whose amino-acid sequence is MKSQEITKRWIDFFVSKGHTPVPSASLVSSDPSLLFTVAGMVPFIPYLTAREESPYNRATSVQKCIRTGDIEEVGKTARHGTFFQMCGNFSFGDYFKEDAIKFAWELLTTGVDDGGYGLPPERLWVTVYEEDDEAEQLWLTNTGMPAARIQRMGKADNYWSTGQPGPAGPCSEIYYDRGPSYGVEGGPIADENRYVEIWNLVFMQYQIDNVRSKVDFDITGELPKKNIDTGLGMERLAMILQDVENMYETDQVRPVIDRAAALSGRPYTSAETPEDPHHTDDVRMRVVADHIRSSLMLIADGVTPSNEGRGYVLRRLIRRAVRSMRLLGVEKACLPELLPASRDAMKGVYPIVETDFDRISRIAYAEEKAFLRTIASGTARLEDAVKESQAAHRPLSGADAFALHDTYGFPIDLTLEMAEEAGLKVDEPEFRKLMLEQRQRAQADAKGKKGSHADLSAFQDLLSAGETVFTGYTELAGESKVRGILAGGRKVSQASTGEEIELILAETPFYAEAGGQAADTGLITGDGFVVEVLDVQRPIKGLSVHKAIVREGEIGADSQVLAAVDRERRHAAEQAHTGTHIVHAALHQILGPEALQRGSFNKAGYLRFDFAWGEGLSPATRSEIEEVSNIAIRNNYRVETKVMGLAEAKALGAMALFGENYGNEVRVVEIDGAWSRELCGGTHVGNTSLIGSLSLLGEQSVGSGNRRVEAFVGMDAFRHLAAERALVTELTDMLKVPSGLLADRVAATLTKLKTAEKELERLRKEQLTAAAGQLVGTAKDAAGIKVIAHDAGQVSGADDLRGLALDLRTRLGSEPAAVAVAGVSNDRPVILIATNDAARSAGVKAGALVRLAAGILGGGGGGKDDVAQGGGTDATKVGEALAAVVDAITRR
- a CDS encoding DUF948 domain-containing protein, which translates into the protein MTGGDIAGLIAAGVFALLVLLLAVPILKLGGVFDEVRTSIRSISDGATPLMDEVTATVSTTNEQLKKVDGIANNVSDASANISALSSLVAATVGSPLIKVASFSYGVRTAFAARKKPATGRRSR